From Granulicella sp. WH15, the proteins below share one genomic window:
- the rmuC gene encoding DNA recombination protein RmuC, whose amino-acid sequence MLIALLLLQIVVLIAVAALFLRKPTAPEADPRLAQLAETLPAQLTRLDTYLDAYLREALTQMRSDIPAEASRTRKDNEAAAAALRNEVIGNITTLGNTLKTELAKFGENSTASAERLRGDVEQKMRSISQSFGELKEETSRKHAALQESLSTRLIGLMDSNSAHQDKLRSTVEERLNKLNTDNSAKLEEMRATVDEKLHATLNTRLTESFSQVTDQLTKVHTGLGEMSKLSEGVDGLSRIFTNVKSRGGMAEVLLGQLISQTLAPSQFVHNAQVKPGTQEVVEYAVKFPGTTGETLLPIDAKFPREDWERLETAYETGIPEEIAVAGRAFETAIRTEGKRIFSKYINEPVTTPYGIMFLPTESLYAEVIRRDGLQDDLQRNYRVTIAGPSTLSAILISFKMGFHMLNLQKKGDDVWKVLASTRTEFEKFGDLMTSMEKQVGTVQNTIQKLGVRTRAINRNLRDVGETDAIEDNVLSFDGIAPRLVASGEEE is encoded by the coding sequence ATGTTGATCGCTCTGCTTCTCCTCCAGATCGTCGTCCTCATCGCGGTAGCCGCGCTGTTTCTGCGCAAGCCGACCGCACCCGAGGCCGACCCACGCCTAGCCCAACTAGCCGAGACCCTGCCCGCCCAGCTCACGCGCCTCGACACCTATCTGGACGCCTATCTGCGCGAGGCCCTGACCCAGATGCGCAGCGACATCCCCGCCGAGGCCAGCCGCACTCGCAAGGACAACGAAGCCGCCGCCGCCGCGCTGCGCAACGAGGTTATCGGCAACATCACCACGCTCGGCAACACTCTCAAGACCGAGTTGGCCAAGTTCGGCGAGAACAGCACCGCCTCCGCCGAGCGCCTGCGCGGCGACGTCGAGCAGAAGATGCGCTCCATCTCACAGAGTTTTGGCGAGCTAAAAGAAGAGACCAGCCGCAAGCACGCCGCCTTACAGGAGTCGCTCAGCACCCGGCTGATCGGGCTGATGGACAGCAACTCCGCCCATCAGGACAAGCTGCGCTCGACCGTCGAGGAGCGCCTGAACAAGCTCAACACCGATAACTCCGCCAAGCTCGAAGAGATGCGCGCCACCGTGGACGAGAAGCTGCACGCCACGCTGAACACGCGGCTCACCGAGTCCTTCAGCCAGGTGACCGACCAGCTCACCAAGGTCCATACCGGCCTGGGCGAGATGTCGAAGCTCTCCGAGGGCGTCGACGGCCTCTCGCGCATCTTCACCAACGTCAAATCGCGCGGCGGCATGGCCGAGGTACTGCTCGGCCAGCTCATCTCGCAGACGCTCGCGCCCAGCCAGTTCGTCCACAACGCACAGGTAAAACCCGGCACGCAAGAGGTCGTCGAGTACGCCGTCAAGTTCCCCGGCACCACGGGCGAGACCCTGCTCCCGATCGATGCCAAGTTCCCCCGCGAGGACTGGGAGCGGCTGGAGACAGCCTACGAGACCGGCATCCCCGAGGAGATCGCCGTGGCAGGCCGGGCCTTCGAGACGGCGATCCGCACCGAGGGCAAGCGCATCTTCAGCAAGTACATCAACGAGCCGGTGACGACGCCGTACGGCATCATGTTCCTGCCCACCGAGAGCCTGTACGCCGAGGTAATCCGGCGCGACGGCCTGCAGGACGACCTGCAACGCAACTACCGGGTCACCATCGCTGGCCCTAGCACTCTCTCGGCGATCCTCATCAGCTTCAAGATGGGCTTCCACATGCTGAACCTGCAAAAGAAGGGCGACGACGTCTGGAAGGTGCTGGCCTCGACGCGCACCGAGTTCGAGAAGTTCGGCGACCTGATGACCTCGATGGAGAAGCAGGTGGGCACGGTGCAAAACACGATCCAGAAGCTGGGCGTGCGGACGCGCGCCATCAACCGCAACCTGCGCGATGTAGGCGAGACCGATGCGATAGAGGACAACGTGCTCAGCTTCGACGGGATCGCACCGCGACTGGTGGCCAGCGGCGAAGAAGAGTAA
- the folP gene encoding dihydropteroate synthase, with translation MAFPLTRPRFDWQLRTRTLALGEETLLMGILNLTPDSFSDGGQFTSPQTALDQALWLLDEGAAILDLGGESTRPDSTPVTAEEEQARILPVLAAILKARPDAVISIDTYHASTARRAAEAGAEIVNDVSGLLWDAEMASTAAETRCGLVLTHTRGTPQEWATQTRLAPSEVIPIVLEGLRSQLATASAAGIPANAIVLDPGFGFGKRGEENFVLHAHLADLQQLGHPLLVGTSRKGFLGKEIHATTASNVAAILAGAHILRVHEIRPAAEAAAVADKILLAATQS, from the coding sequence ATGGCCTTCCCGCTCACCCGCCCGCGCTTCGACTGGCAGCTCCGCACCCGCACCCTCGCGCTCGGCGAAGAGACGCTCCTGATGGGCATCCTGAACCTGACCCCCGACAGCTTCTCGGACGGCGGCCAGTTCACCTCCCCGCAGACCGCCCTCGACCAGGCGCTGTGGCTGCTCGACGAGGGAGCCGCGATCCTCGACCTCGGCGGCGAGTCCACGCGTCCCGACTCCACACCCGTCACGGCGGAGGAGGAGCAGGCCCGCATCCTGCCCGTGCTGGCCGCGATCCTGAAGGCCCGTCCCGATGCCGTCATATCCATCGACACCTACCACGCCTCCACAGCCCGCCGCGCCGCAGAGGCCGGGGCCGAGATCGTCAACGACGTCTCCGGCCTGCTGTGGGACGCGGAGATGGCCTCCACTGCGGCGGAGACGCGCTGCGGACTGGTCCTCACCCACACTCGCGGGACTCCACAGGAGTGGGCCACGCAGACGCGGCTCGCCCCATCTGAGGTGATCCCCATAGTCCTCGAAGGTCTCCGCAGCCAGCTCGCCACGGCCAGCGCCGCTGGTATCCCGGCAAACGCCATCGTTCTCGACCCCGGCTTCGGCTTCGGCAAACGCGGGGAGGAAAACTTCGTTCTGCACGCACATCTCGCTGATCTGCAACAACTTGGCCATCCCCTGCTGGTCGGCACCTCGCGCAAAGGCTTTCTCGGCAAGGAGATCCACGCCACCACCGCCTCGAACGTCGCCGCCATCCTCGCGGGCGCGCACATCCTGCGCGTCCACGAGATCCGTCCCGCCGCCGAAGCCGCCGCAGTCGCCGACAAGATTCTGCTCGCGGCGACGCAATCCTGA
- the dacB gene encoding D-alanyl-D-alanine carboxypeptidase/D-alanyl-D-alanine-endopeptidase produces MKRIASFFLLLMMSGTAAAQDGMAAQIAALVAEPAVVRAHWGVAVAGLDGERIFGLNDGQLFQPASNAKLFTTAAAVHLLGESQRFTTVVEGPPGSAGAKVLRGDLTLRGAGDANLSGRTVPYAGPAGADAAALRYLEELADGVAAAGVQRITGDIVGDDTRFPWQPYGADWAVDDLLWGYGAPVSALSVNDNQIRLKVTPGVSAGEAATVELDPAVPYYTVAASVRTVAAKSAAAVEIERDPGSKVLRVSGTIAARSGVYAEEIAIQDPAEYAAIALKAMLEARGIRVDGRARSEHRVIPEPVSFLKETREPLPGLPVEPLGGVSRLLTGKGVCMDACPLRVEHTSFTVIEDVTVANKVSQNLHAELLLHQLGKSFGNDGSTAQGARVVRQFLINVGLDKDDFVFYDGSGLSGHDLVTPRATVRLLTYAARQPWFAEWKASLPVGGVDGSLSGRFAKAPLLGKVLAKTGTLGEARALSGYVVCASGRTVAFSVMVGNHAPGTSADRDVMDRIVATIAAAN; encoded by the coding sequence ATGAAGCGGATTGCGAGTTTTTTCCTGCTGCTGATGATGAGCGGCACGGCGGCGGCACAGGACGGCATGGCCGCGCAGATTGCGGCGTTGGTCGCCGAGCCTGCCGTGGTGCGGGCGCACTGGGGCGTGGCCGTGGCGGGGCTCGATGGGGAGAGGATCTTCGGGCTGAACGATGGGCAGCTCTTCCAGCCAGCCAGCAACGCCAAGCTGTTTACGACGGCGGCGGCGGTGCATCTGCTGGGGGAGTCGCAGCGGTTTACTACGGTGGTAGAGGGGCCGCCGGGTTCGGCTGGGGCAAAGGTGTTGAGGGGCGACCTGACGTTGCGCGGAGCGGGCGATGCGAACCTCTCTGGCCGCACGGTGCCATATGCGGGGCCTGCAGGGGCTGACGCGGCTGCGTTGCGTTATCTGGAGGAGCTGGCCGACGGTGTCGCGGCGGCGGGTGTTCAGCGGATCACCGGGGATATTGTGGGCGACGATACACGCTTTCCGTGGCAGCCCTACGGGGCGGACTGGGCCGTGGACGACCTGCTGTGGGGGTACGGTGCGCCCGTCTCGGCGTTGAGCGTGAACGACAACCAGATTCGGCTGAAGGTGACGCCGGGTGTGAGCGCCGGGGAGGCCGCTACGGTGGAGCTTGATCCGGCGGTGCCGTACTACACGGTTGCCGCGTCGGTGCGGACGGTGGCGGCGAAGAGTGCGGCTGCGGTGGAGATCGAGCGCGACCCCGGCTCGAAGGTGCTGCGGGTCTCGGGGACGATTGCGGCGCGGTCGGGAGTCTATGCGGAGGAGATCGCCATTCAGGACCCGGCGGAGTACGCCGCGATTGCGTTGAAGGCGATGCTGGAGGCTCGCGGGATTCGCGTGGATGGACGTGCCCGCAGCGAGCATCGGGTGATCCCGGAGCCGGTGAGTTTTTTGAAGGAGACGCGGGAGCCTCTGCCCGGCCTGCCTGTTGAGCCATTGGGAGGCGTGAGCAGGCTGCTTACCGGGAAGGGCGTCTGCATGGATGCCTGCCCGCTGCGGGTTGAGCATACTTCGTTCACGGTTATCGAAGACGTGACCGTGGCTAACAAGGTCAGCCAGAACCTGCATGCGGAGCTGCTACTGCACCAGTTGGGCAAGAGCTTCGGCAATGACGGCTCGACGGCGCAGGGGGCGCGGGTGGTGCGGCAGTTTCTTATCAATGTGGGGCTTGATAAGGACGATTTTGTGTTCTACGACGGCTCGGGGCTGAGCGGGCACGACTTGGTGACGCCGAGGGCGACGGTGCGGCTGTTGACCTATGCAGCGCGGCAGCCGTGGTTTGCGGAGTGGAAGGCTTCGCTGCCGGTGGGTGGCGTGGACGGGTCTTTGTCGGGGCGCTTCGCCAAGGCTCCGCTTCTCGGTAAGGTATTGGCGAAGACGGGGACGCTGGGTGAGGCGCGGGCGCTGAGCGGGTATGTGGTGTGTGCGAGCGGGCGGACGGTGGCGTTCTCGGTGATGGTGGGGAACCATGCGCCGGGTACGAGTGCGGACAGGGATGTGATGGACCGGATTGTGGCGACGATCGCGGCAGCGAATTGA
- a CDS encoding sulfatase-like hydrolase/transferase, with product MLKRLCQCIGLSSLILVVNYGDLLGGGSDVRMHYPRSLTGVCLASIADILLLGVAIFLILRPLERTRAYRWVRLVLAIAIPPYLLVRTQSILPLQTLGSAVPLLMLAWGGALLMLMLMFPVWYRVVMRFASGLAACFAIFAFSSILQLLWIARWRPGAQQIDAHWSQQQPPRQHPRLIWVVFDELSYDQVYEHRAKDLPLPSFDALRDQSTVFTNVQPSGIRTVKVIPSLFTGRVVDDFRYSLSNQLKVHYTGVPGWHPVTGRETVFGDAKAGGWRTAAVGWYNPYCTLYGDSLDQCYWSNHDKMDGPMVQSDPIWRNVARPFVQMAREIQSPSKAERELCTLDVQRRLVTHLDLEQHSFDVLHGDQADFVYLHLAIPHSPNIWSRINDNYTGTCDSSYLDSLALADRELGRMMTILQGSPRWKDTTVIIQGDHSWRTEIWDGLPAWTEEDDAASRDVFDPRPALIIHQPGQSKPEFNNTPWPLVQVHEVIEQTLKGQPVHY from the coding sequence ATGCTGAAGCGGCTCTGCCAGTGCATCGGCCTCTCCTCACTCATCCTCGTCGTCAACTACGGTGACCTGCTCGGCGGCGGCAGCGACGTGCGGATGCACTACCCGCGCTCGCTCACCGGCGTCTGCCTGGCCTCCATCGCCGACATCCTGCTGCTCGGCGTGGCGATCTTCCTCATCCTGCGCCCGCTCGAGCGCACGCGCGCCTACCGCTGGGTGCGCCTCGTCCTGGCCATCGCGATCCCGCCCTACCTGCTCGTCCGCACGCAGTCCATCCTGCCGCTCCAGACGCTCGGCAGCGCGGTGCCTCTGCTGATGCTGGCCTGGGGCGGCGCGCTCCTGATGCTGATGCTGATGTTCCCCGTCTGGTACCGGGTCGTCATGCGCTTCGCCAGCGGACTGGCCGCCTGCTTCGCCATCTTCGCCTTTTCGAGCATTCTGCAGTTGCTCTGGATAGCCCGCTGGCGGCCCGGCGCGCAACAGATCGACGCGCATTGGTCGCAGCAGCAGCCCCCTCGCCAGCACCCGCGTCTCATTTGGGTCGTCTTCGACGAGCTATCTTACGACCAGGTCTACGAGCACCGCGCCAAAGACCTGCCCCTGCCCTCCTTCGATGCCCTGCGCGACCAAAGCACCGTCTTCACCAACGTGCAGCCCTCCGGCATCCGCACCGTCAAGGTCATCCCCTCGCTCTTCACCGGCCGCGTCGTCGACGACTTCCGCTACAGCCTCTCCAACCAGCTCAAGGTCCACTACACCGGCGTTCCCGGCTGGCATCCCGTCACCGGCCGCGAGACCGTCTTCGGCGACGCCAAGGCCGGCGGCTGGCGCACCGCCGCCGTCGGCTGGTACAACCCTTACTGCACCCTCTACGGCGACAGCCTCGACCAGTGCTACTGGAGCAACCACGACAAGATGGACGGCCCCATGGTGCAGTCCGATCCGATCTGGCGCAACGTCGCCCGGCCATTCGTCCAGATGGCCCGCGAGATCCAGTCGCCCTCGAAGGCCGAGCGCGAGCTATGCACCCTCGACGTGCAGCGCCGCCTGGTCACACACCTCGACCTCGAGCAGCACAGCTTCGACGTCCTCCACGGCGATCAGGCCGACTTCGTCTACCTGCACCTGGCCATCCCGCACAGCCCCAACATCTGGAGCCGCATCAACGACAACTACACCGGCACCTGCGACAGCTCCTACCTGGACTCGCTGGCCCTGGCCGACCGCGAGTTGGGCCGTATGATGACCATCCTCCAGGGCTCGCCGCGCTGGAAGGACACAACCGTCATCATCCAGGGCGACCACTCCTGGCGCACTGAGATCTGGGACGGCCTGCCCGCCTGGACCGAAGAGGACGACGCTGCCAGCCGCGACGTCTTCGACCCGCGCCCGGCCCTCATCATCCACCAGCCCGGCCAGTCAAAACCGGAGTTCAACAACACTCCCTGGCCGCTGGTACAGGTCCATGAAGTCATTGAGCAGACCCTAAAAGGCCAGCCCGTGCACTACTAA
- a CDS encoding class I SAM-dependent methyltransferase, translated as MSVILHQNVANRAPSQSQVTPTFRDPAGSLSFEADRVVRSIHPAARQSTLEFLESEFCHQAQQRGDLVAACIDDAPGGLRLIHPRIPVPTYPWEWTPSQWLAAAELTLALCEEALSHGWILKDATPLNILFVGHRPVFVDILSFEQHDPHASIWLAYGQYMRTFLLPLLMNRELSWPLALSLFKRDGYEPAELYQAMSWPQRLSRSVFWPITLPAWLERGKKAEATSSNPTIGHKDDSELAAHLLHRTLADLRRRTLRAMPRNSGSAWAEYQQTLTHYTAEQAASKREWVRAALLKHKPARVLDIGANTGEYSALATENGAEVIALERDAAAAERLFCMSRARSLPIQTIHADLARPTPAVGWENAESSALIPRLAGQCDLVLMLAVIHHLILMEQIPIPAIVDLAHRLAARHWLVEWVPVADPMYQSLMRGRVSLYGALAESDLHTACDGLFTLLCRQTLDNGRVLLFFEKSTQ; from the coding sequence GTGAGCGTAATCTTGCACCAGAACGTTGCAAATCGGGCCCCCAGTCAAAGCCAGGTCACACCCACCTTTCGAGACCCAGCGGGCTCCCTCAGCTTTGAGGCGGATCGAGTCGTCCGCAGCATCCACCCCGCAGCCCGCCAGTCCACGCTCGAGTTCCTCGAGTCGGAGTTCTGCCATCAGGCCCAGCAGCGGGGCGACCTCGTAGCCGCCTGCATCGACGACGCTCCCGGCGGCCTGCGCCTGATCCACCCGCGCATCCCCGTTCCCACATACCCGTGGGAGTGGACGCCGTCACAGTGGCTCGCCGCCGCCGAGTTGACGCTCGCCCTCTGCGAAGAGGCTCTCAGCCACGGCTGGATCCTCAAAGACGCCACTCCCCTCAACATCCTCTTCGTCGGCCACCGGCCCGTCTTCGTCGATATCCTCTCGTTCGAGCAGCACGATCCGCACGCCTCCATCTGGCTGGCCTACGGGCAGTACATGCGCACCTTTCTGCTGCCGCTGCTGATGAACCGCGAGCTATCCTGGCCGCTCGCACTCAGCCTCTTCAAGCGCGACGGCTACGAGCCCGCCGAGCTGTACCAGGCCATGAGCTGGCCGCAGCGGCTCTCGCGCTCGGTCTTTTGGCCCATCACTCTGCCCGCATGGCTCGAGCGCGGCAAAAAAGCCGAGGCCACCAGCTCCAACCCGACAATCGGGCACAAAGACGACTCCGAGTTGGCCGCGCACCTGCTCCACCGCACTCTTGCCGACCTGCGCCGCCGCACTCTCCGCGCAATGCCGCGTAACTCCGGCTCCGCCTGGGCCGAGTACCAGCAAACCCTGACCCACTACACCGCCGAACAGGCAGCCAGCAAGCGCGAGTGGGTCCGCGCCGCACTGCTCAAGCACAAGCCCGCGCGCGTCCTCGACATCGGCGCCAACACCGGCGAGTACAGCGCCCTCGCCACCGAAAACGGAGCCGAGGTCATCGCCCTCGAGCGCGACGCCGCCGCTGCCGAGCGGCTCTTCTGCATGAGCCGCGCCCGCTCGCTGCCGATCCAGACCATCCACGCCGACCTCGCCCGCCCCACCCCCGCCGTCGGCTGGGAGAACGCCGAGTCCAGCGCCCTCATCCCCCGGCTCGCGGGCCAGTGCGACCTGGTCCTGATGCTCGCCGTCATCCATCACCTCATCCTGATGGAGCAGATACCCATCCCGGCTATCGTCGATCTCGCCCACCGCCTCGCCGCACGTCACTGGCTGGTCGAGTGGGTTCCAGTCGCCGACCCCATGTACCAGAGCCTGATGCGAGGCCGCGTCAGCCTCTACGGCGCGCTGGCAGAATCCGACCTGCACACGGCCTGCGACGGCCTCTTCACGCTGCTCTGCCGCCAGACGCTCGACAACGGCCGCGTCCTGCTCTTTTTCGAAAAATCCACTCAATAG
- a CDS encoding c-type cytochrome, with the protein MRGLQAGMFFAGLGLVVVAAVGCRSTPPPLPLAQLNPQQAHGHAIFGTQCAVCHYDRQSGVLHGPSLAGLYKKPALPSGAAATDERVSATIMQGRNNMPAMRQHLEPGDLDDLLAYLHTL; encoded by the coding sequence ATGAGAGGGCTACAAGCTGGAATGTTTTTTGCCGGACTGGGGCTGGTGGTGGTAGCGGCTGTCGGCTGCCGCTCTACTCCACCGCCGCTGCCGTTGGCGCAGTTGAATCCGCAGCAGGCGCACGGGCACGCCATCTTTGGGACGCAGTGCGCGGTCTGCCACTACGATCGGCAGAGTGGAGTGTTGCACGGTCCGTCGCTGGCCGGGCTGTACAAGAAACCAGCGCTGCCCAGCGGGGCCGCCGCCACGGACGAGCGCGTGAGCGCGACGATCATGCAGGGGCGCAACAACATGCCTGCGATGAGGCAGCATCTGGAGCCGGGCGATCTGGACGATCTGCTGGCCTATCTACATACGTTGTAA
- the lipA gene encoding lipoyl synthase, which produces MTPPVAELVQIDLSPKVPVRKPEWLKAKAPVGETFHSLKKMARELNLHTVCESAQCPNIGECWNQKAATFMMLGNLCTRRCGFCAVPKGKPEPIDFDEPRRVAYAVAQLGLNHAVVTSVNRDDDNMGAARAFVEVIREIRLQAVGCRVEVLTPDFQGNEEALRLVVDAAPEILNHNIETVPRLYKIAKSGGRYPRSLEFLARAKAMNPAQVTKTGIIVGMGEEMHELLAVFRDLADRKVDILTIGQYLRPSKDHLVMSRFYTPEEFAFLKHEAMAMGFKHVESGPLVRSSYHAQEQAESTGLA; this is translated from the coding sequence ATGACTCCTCCAGTGGCGGAACTCGTACAGATTGATTTGAGTCCGAAGGTGCCGGTGCGCAAGCCGGAGTGGCTGAAGGCCAAGGCTCCGGTGGGCGAGACCTTCCACTCGCTGAAGAAGATGGCGCGCGAGCTGAACCTGCACACCGTCTGCGAGAGCGCGCAGTGCCCCAACATCGGCGAGTGCTGGAACCAGAAGGCCGCGACCTTCATGATGCTCGGCAACCTGTGCACGCGGCGGTGCGGCTTCTGCGCGGTGCCCAAGGGCAAGCCGGAGCCGATCGACTTTGACGAACCACGGCGTGTGGCCTATGCGGTCGCGCAGTTGGGGCTGAATCATGCGGTGGTTACGAGCGTCAACCGCGACGACGACAACATGGGCGCGGCGAGGGCGTTCGTCGAGGTGATTCGCGAGATTCGTTTGCAGGCTGTGGGGTGCCGGGTCGAGGTGCTGACGCCTGATTTTCAGGGCAACGAAGAGGCTCTGAGGCTGGTCGTCGATGCCGCGCCGGAGATTCTGAACCACAACATCGAGACGGTGCCGCGGCTTTACAAGATTGCGAAGTCGGGCGGACGGTATCCACGCTCGTTGGAGTTTCTGGCCCGCGCCAAGGCGATGAACCCCGCACAGGTGACCAAGACCGGCATCATCGTCGGCATGGGCGAAGAGATGCACGAGCTGCTGGCGGTCTTCCGCGACCTGGCGGATCGCAAGGTGGACATCCTGACGATTGGCCAGTACCTGCGGCCCTCCAAGGACCATCTCGTGATGAGCCGCTTCTACACGCCCGAGGAGTTCGCCTTCCTGAAGCACGAGGCGATGGCGATGGGCTTCAAGCACGTGGAGTCGGGGCCGCTGGTGCGCTCGAGCTATCACGCGCAGGAGCAGGCGGAATCGACCGGGCTGGCTTAG
- the frr gene encoding ribosome recycling factor codes for MASAMASIVALKDVHQQLKSRFEKTVEDFRANLLSTRTGRASVHMLDQVKVDYYGTDTPIAQVAQVTTPEAQLILVQPWEISLVTAIEKAIRTSGQGFNPSHDGRIIRVPIPAMTEERRKEAVKHLAGVLEGHKTSMRNIRREGNEQVKKAAKDKLISADDEKRANEEIQQLTDGEIKRLDDLFKAKEKELMTV; via the coding sequence ATGGCATCGGCGATGGCGAGTATTGTGGCTTTGAAGGACGTTCACCAGCAGCTGAAAAGCCGCTTCGAGAAGACCGTGGAAGACTTTCGGGCGAACCTGCTCTCGACCCGGACCGGGCGGGCGAGCGTGCACATGCTGGACCAGGTGAAGGTCGACTACTACGGCACCGATACGCCGATCGCGCAGGTGGCGCAGGTGACCACGCCTGAGGCCCAGCTCATTTTGGTGCAGCCGTGGGAGATCTCGCTGGTGACGGCCATCGAGAAGGCTATCCGGACCAGCGGGCAGGGCTTCAACCCGTCGCATGATGGGCGGATCATCCGCGTGCCCATCCCGGCGATGACCGAGGAGCGGCGCAAGGAGGCGGTGAAGCATCTGGCGGGCGTGCTCGAAGGGCACAAGACCTCGATGCGGAACATCCGGCGCGAGGGCAACGAGCAGGTGAAGAAGGCCGCGAAGGACAAGCTGATCTCGGCCGACGACGAAAAGCGCGCCAATGAAGAGATTCAGCAGTTGACGGACGGCGAGATCAAGCGTCTGGACGACCTCTTCAAAGCCAAAGAAAAAGAACTAATGACCGTCTGA
- a CDS encoding nuclear transport factor 2 family protein, producing the protein MRCAAPSRRLPLFLSLALCIALLGASRIAFASLPHSDKKDEKRQIEQLEEQWRVAQIANDVPTLERLLSDDYIGISLTGQVNTKVQQLDRTRNRTLVITSMALSDSKIKLLGRIAIVTSQAEIEGTNEGISMTGTYRYTRVYLRLPSGVWKITNFEATRIAQRHLNPKS; encoded by the coding sequence ATGCGCTGCGCCGCCCCATCCCGTCGGCTCCCCCTCTTCCTCTCGCTCGCGCTCTGCATTGCCCTGCTCGGCGCGTCCCGCATCGCCTTTGCCTCGCTGCCTCACAGCGATAAAAAAGACGAAAAACGCCAGATAGAACAGCTCGAAGAGCAGTGGCGGGTCGCTCAGATCGCCAATGACGTTCCCACCCTGGAACGGCTGCTCTCGGACGATTACATCGGCATCTCGCTGACCGGGCAGGTCAACACCAAGGTCCAGCAACTGGACCGCACCCGCAACCGCACGCTGGTCATCACCAGCATGGCCCTCAGCGACTCCAAGATCAAGCTGCTCGGCCGCATCGCCATCGTCACCTCGCAGGCCGAGATCGAGGGCACCAACGAGGGCATCAGCATGACGGGCACCTACCGCTACACCCGCGTCTATCTGCGCCTGCCCTCCGGCGTATGGAAGATCACCAACTTCGAAGCCACCCGCATCGCCCAGCGCCACCTGAACCCCAAGTCCTAA
- a CDS encoding putative quinol monooxygenase, producing the protein MISFTVRMRFDPADHAEVTAHLQALQLGSRKEPGCVSYIAHFIEDDPNTVLIYEQYLDEAAVEFHGTTPHFAQHAIGGLYQKMRDRSREALIAIS; encoded by the coding sequence ATGATCAGCTTTACCGTTCGTATGCGCTTCGATCCGGCCGACCACGCCGAGGTTACCGCTCACCTGCAGGCACTGCAACTGGGCTCCCGCAAGGAGCCCGGCTGCGTCAGCTACATCGCCCACTTCATCGAGGACGATCCCAATACCGTCCTGATCTATGAGCAGTATCTGGACGAAGCCGCAGTCGAGTTCCACGGCACCACCCCGCACTTCGCCCAGCACGCCATCGGCGGTCTCTACCAGAAGATGCGCGACCGCTCCCGGGAAGCTCTCATCGCCATCAGCTAA